From a single Pseudomonas sp. A34-9 genomic region:
- a CDS encoding UvrD-helicase domain-containing protein: protein MAQHTPDLPPELRPLAEMPWFKRLAARFFGHGLTRLRAQHRASWLHGQADGFRSGHTAGVEYGFKEGKLEGLEEGRQVLLIRDSRSTEHRPPSIDNHLFDDWRPPLSAELKKRMKADVARLLPEHAQPSSAQWKMIFSETPSTSVVAGAGAGKSTTLVLRILLLKHYLGFELDSMTVVTFTRESRKDFINKLIELFALWGLALNLRQARELVRTFHSRILPMVRSLPGFERLQAFENLSHRPQGADEEADSNPFDLRINDAQRQQLNACYHRLFKEDERFRQLIQPLSRAGLQLKELERDHPDVQKRVAVTELASRRDEELCDAIEDLWFRAGAWPIKGIEPNRQSFDINGAKFHCHGYIPSLDAWVVLGFDPRENPQVSRPNAKLSVRAEWAVKRTLFQAFCRKPLIWLDSYESSRRVLATLEGDASAGPGFEYKVKGELASAPLLDCFVAAAGFIENLGLDVPDAVARMSFAKDDPDRFFFEALSLFWRAFEDHLLDQKPPIMTYNRMFALFSEHSPENLKLLSDELLRPLSHLMIDEFQDVSPQIVSWIRASLMEIRSRGPAMHVGRGAQRSSLLCVGDDWQSIYGWRGSSPSYFMAFDKEFPSPATTRVMLSDNYRSHQHIIDAAEHIVRAAPAIPGKKAKASGAAKPLQPVNVLERDDQALGQRLAEHYRQGHSILMLYRKSSDKSLIEQHIQSVVNVDSSLPYEARRLKQLTYHSAKGLQADAVFLLGDCQHLTSSPYKNQVYRMAGLGKPGDSEPYDTAQKDEILRLAYVGITRAVSHCYWYVEPQEAQAVNMPRASDRVAKDKPFFVDHRSAKHSA from the coding sequence GTGGCGCAACACACCCCCGATCTTCCTCCCGAACTTCGCCCCTTGGCCGAGATGCCTTGGTTCAAACGCCTGGCAGCACGCTTCTTCGGCCATGGTTTGACCCGTTTGCGTGCGCAGCACCGTGCTTCGTGGTTGCACGGTCAGGCCGATGGCTTTCGTAGCGGCCACACCGCTGGTGTCGAATATGGTTTTAAGGAAGGCAAGCTTGAGGGGCTGGAAGAAGGCCGTCAGGTGCTGTTGATCCGTGATAGCCGCAGCACTGAACATCGTCCGCCCAGCATCGATAATCATCTGTTCGACGATTGGCGTCCGCCGCTGAGTGCCGAGCTGAAGAAGCGCATGAAGGCCGATGTCGCCCGTTTGCTGCCTGAGCATGCTCAACCCAGTAGCGCGCAATGGAAGATGATTTTCAGCGAAACACCGTCGACGTCAGTGGTCGCCGGCGCTGGCGCGGGCAAGTCCACCACGCTGGTGTTGCGCATCCTGTTGCTCAAGCACTATCTGGGCTTTGAGCTGGATTCGATGACCGTGGTGACCTTCACCCGCGAGTCGCGCAAGGATTTCATCAACAAACTGATCGAGCTGTTCGCGCTCTGGGGTCTGGCGCTGAATCTGCGCCAGGCGCGCGAACTGGTGCGCACCTTCCATTCGCGCATTCTGCCGATGGTGCGCAGCTTGCCGGGTTTCGAACGTTTGCAGGCCTTTGAAAACCTCAGCCATCGACCGCAAGGTGCCGACGAGGAGGCCGACAGCAATCCGTTCGACCTGCGCATCAACGATGCACAACGCCAGCAACTCAACGCCTGCTATCACCGCTTGTTCAAAGAGGACGAGCGTTTCCGCCAGTTGATTCAGCCACTGTCGCGCGCCGGTTTACAGCTCAAGGAGCTGGAACGTGATCACCCGGACGTGCAAAAACGCGTTGCCGTGACGGAACTGGCCTCCCGGCGCGACGAAGAGCTGTGCGATGCCATCGAAGATTTGTGGTTCCGTGCCGGCGCCTGGCCGATCAAGGGGATTGAGCCGAACCGGCAGAGTTTCGATATCAACGGCGCAAAATTTCATTGTCATGGTTACATTCCCAGTCTGGATGCCTGGGTGGTGCTCGGTTTTGATCCACGGGAAAACCCGCAGGTCAGCCGGCCAAACGCCAAGCTCAGCGTGCGTGCGGAGTGGGCAGTCAAGCGCACCCTGTTTCAAGCTTTCTGTCGTAAGCCTTTGATTTGGCTGGATAGCTACGAGTCGTCGAGACGCGTTCTGGCAACGCTGGAAGGCGATGCCAGCGCCGGGCCGGGCTTCGAATACAAGGTCAAGGGCGAGTTGGCTTCCGCGCCGTTGCTCGACTGTTTTGTCGCGGCGGCCGGTTTCATCGAAAACCTCGGCCTGGACGTGCCTGACGCGGTCGCTCGCATGAGTTTTGCCAAAGACGACCCGGACCGGTTTTTCTTTGAGGCGCTGAGCCTGTTCTGGCGGGCCTTTGAAGATCATCTGCTCGATCAGAAACCGCCGATCATGACCTACAACCGCATGTTCGCGTTGTTCAGCGAGCACTCACCGGAAAACCTCAAGCTGTTGAGCGATGAACTGCTCAGGCCGCTGTCGCACCTGATGATCGATGAGTTTCAGGATGTTTCACCACAGATCGTTTCGTGGATCCGTGCCAGCCTGATGGAGATTCGCAGTCGTGGCCCGGCCATGCACGTCGGACGGGGCGCGCAACGCTCGTCGCTGTTGTGTGTTGGCGATGACTGGCAGTCGATTTACGGCTGGCGTGGCAGTTCGCCGAGTTACTTCATGGCGTTCGACAAGGAATTCCCGTCGCCTGCCACTACGCGGGTGATGCTCAGCGACAACTACCGCAGTCATCAGCACATTATCGACGCGGCCGAGCACATCGTTCGTGCCGCCCCGGCGATCCCCGGCAAGAAGGCCAAGGCCAGCGGCGCAGCCAAGCCGCTGCAACCGGTCAACGTGCTGGAGCGCGATGATCAGGCATTGGGCCAACGCCTCGCCGAACATTATCGTCAGGGTCATTCAATCTTGATGCTGTATCGAAAAAGTAGCGATAAGTCATTGATAGAGCAGCATATTCAGTCAGTAGTTAATGTCGATTCGAGCTTGCCGTACGAAGCGCGCCGGCTGAAGCAACTGACCTACCACAGTGCCAAAGGCTTGCAGGCCGACGCGGTGTTTCTGCTCGGCGATTGCCAGCACCTGACCAGTTCGCCCTATAAGAATCAGGTCTATCGCATGGCGGGACTGGGCAAGCCGGGCGACAGCGAGCCCTACGACACCGCGCAAAAAGACGAAATCCTGCGGCTGGCGTATGTCGGCATCACCCGCGCGGTCAGCCATTGCTACTGGTACGTTGAACCGCAGGAAGCGCAAGCGGTGAACATGCCCAGGGCGTCCGACCGGGTGGCCAAGGACAAGCCGTTCTTCGTTGATCACCGCAGCGCCAAACACAGCGCATGA
- a CDS encoding DUF1652 domain-containing protein, translating to MNKGSSKVTFPNACQLMRWHFHPMGFEATMDAPGSMIARLFDRASGETMIAIAGIPCATVMNAADVERIIEAVEDELEAFIPPESLKSYA from the coding sequence ATGAATAAAGGGTCAAGCAAAGTCACGTTCCCCAATGCCTGCCAGCTGATGCGCTGGCATTTTCATCCCATGGGTTTCGAGGCGACGATGGACGCGCCGGGCAGCATGATCGCCCGTCTGTTCGATCGCGCCAGTGGCGAAACCATGATCGCCATCGCTGGCATCCCGTGTGCGACGGTGATGAATGCAGCGGATGTAGAGCGAATCATCGAGGCTGTGGAGGACGAGCTGGAAGCATTCATACCTCCGGAGTCTCTCAAGAGTTACGCATAA